The following proteins are encoded in a genomic region of Glycine soja cultivar W05 chromosome 17, ASM419377v2, whole genome shotgun sequence:
- the LOC114391625 gene encoding uncharacterized protein LOC114391625, with translation MAERGGEGNRPPRRTLGDYAYQQGPKHYNIIAIPPFSNKVVELKPALLSPIGSHPFAGMDHEDPYTHVSSFMELCSTMGASDEDVKAIYLRAFPFSLTDLSTPNFPSRCFPKDLTNLSVRRGRDSKLCCGGVQTITLMMLHIFYSGLKPQTKMILDASAGGTMMSKCPEEANVIIDSRVATDDQSHHDRAPTQRKGIMELGHSK, from the exons ATGGCTGAaagaggaggagaaggaaataGACCACCGAGGAGGACTTTGGGTGACTATGCTTATCAACAAGGCCCAAAACATTACAACATCATAGCAATTCCTCCTTTCAGCAATAAAGTCGTGGAATTAAAGCCAGCACTGCTTAGTCCAATTGGCTCACATCCCTTTGCTGGAATGGATCATGAGGATCCATACACACATGTGTCTAGCTTCATGGAATTATGCAGTACTATGGGAGCTTCTGACGAAGATGTTAAAGCTATCTACCTCAGAGCTTTTCCATTTTCATTAACAG ATTTATCAACACCAAATTTTCCATCGCGGTGTTTTCCCAAGGATTTGACAAACCTCTCTGTGAGACGTGGGAGAGATTCAAAGCTTTGTTGCGGAGGTGTCCAAACCATAACTTTGATGATGCTGCATATCTTCTATAGTGGTTTGAAACCTCAAACCAAGATGATCCTTGATGCCTCAGCTGGAGGCACTATGATGTCCAAGTGTCCAGAGGAAGCTAATGTAATCATTGACTCCAGAGTAGCCACTGATGATCAAAGTCATCATGATAGAGCTCCAACACAAAGAAAAGGTATAATGGAGCTGGGACACTCAAAGTGA